Proteins encoded together in one Acidaminococcus timonensis window:
- a CDS encoding manganese efflux pump MntP, with product MNALTLFLLAVSLSMDAFAVSVCGGLKMSGRERLKGGVVFGLWFGGFQALMPFLGYELGSHFARAASAYSHWIIFAILAYIGWNMIGEAGEDQEQEKITGVKTMLGLAVATSLDALGVGVGFAFMDIAILPTVLEIGTITFCFSFVGCACGSVIGMLGKEKAEIGGGIVLILIGLKAVLEHYGFLG from the coding sequence ATTCCTGCTGGCCGTGTCCCTTTCCATGGATGCCTTTGCGGTCTCTGTGTGCGGCGGGCTGAAGATGAGCGGCCGGGAACGGCTGAAGGGCGGGGTGGTATTTGGACTCTGGTTCGGCGGGTTCCAGGCATTGATGCCTTTCCTGGGATATGAACTGGGAAGCCATTTTGCCAGGGCTGCATCTGCCTATTCCCACTGGATCATTTTCGCAATCCTGGCCTACATCGGCTGGAACATGATCGGGGAAGCCGGGGAGGACCAGGAACAGGAAAAGATCACTGGGGTGAAAACCATGCTGGGCCTGGCGGTGGCCACCAGCCTGGATGCTCTGGGTGTGGGGGTGGGTTTTGCCTTCATGGACATCGCCATCCTTCCCACCGTCCTGGAAATCGGGACCATTACGTTTTGCTTCTCGTTCGTCGGCTGCGCCTGCGGTTCAGTGATCGGGATGCTGGGCAAGGAAAAAGCAGAAATCGGCGGGGGCATTGTCCTGATCCTCATCGGCC